In Pan troglodytes isolate AG18354 chromosome 21, NHGRI_mPanTro3-v2.0_pri, whole genome shotgun sequence, one genomic interval encodes:
- the LOC129138184 gene encoding uncharacterized protein LOC129138184 → MLSFNTNFGGDVTQTRAGSVRKDSGVPSGHVLVLEAQEAPGSLAFSLPSLVWFCLRRTHQCPLPSLCPSLFLPEPRRPHPALRSPHSSRSRDVLPHRPPVTFRDLLPSPPSSRHLQGLPSVPTVLPSPRGTSFRPHRPPVTSRDVLPSPPSSRHLEGRPSVPTVLPSPPGTSFRPLRPPVTSRDFLPSPPSSRHLEGRPSVPSVLPSPPGTSFRPHRPPVTSRDVLPSPPSSRHLEGRPSVPSVLPSPPGTSFRPHRPPVTSRDVLPSPPSSRHLEGRPSVPSVLPSPPGTSFRPHRPPVTSRDVLPSPPSSRHLEGRPSVPTVLPSPRGTSFRPHHEETGVVMR, encoded by the exons ATGCTCTCTTTCAACACAAATTTTGGAGGAGATGTCACTCAAACCAGAGCAGGAAGTGTGAGGAAGGACTCAGGAGTGCCCTCCGGCCACGTCCTGGTTTTGGAAGCACAGGAAGCGCCAGGCAGCCTCGCATTCTCCTTGCCCTCGTTAGTTTGGTTTTGCTTGAGGAGGACACACCAGTGCCCCCTCCCCAGTCTCTGCCCCTCCCTCTTCCTGCCGGAGCCCAGGAGGCCCCACCCTGCACTAAGAAGCCCCCACAGCAGCCGTAGCAGGGACGTCCTTCCCCACCGTCCTCCCGTCACCTTCAGGGACCTCCTTccgtccccaccgtcctcccgtCACCTCCAGGGACTTCCTTccgtccccaccgtcctcccgtCACCTCGAGGGACGTCCTTccgtccccaccgtcctcccgtCACCTCCAGGGACGTCCTTccgtccccaccgtcctcccgtCACCTCGAGGGACGTCCTTccgtccccaccgtcctcccgtCACCTCCAGGGACGTCCTTCCGTCCCCTCCGTCCTCCCGTCACCTCCAGGGACTTCCTTccgtccccaccgtcctcccgtCACCTCGAGGGACGTCCTTCCGTCCCCTCCGTCCTCCCGTCACCTCCAGGGACGTCCTTccgtccccaccgtcctcccgtCACCTCCAGGGACGTCCTTccgtccccaccgtcctcccgtCACCTCGAGGGACGTCCTTCCGTCCCCTCCGTCCTCCCGTCACCTCCAGGGACGTCCTTccgtccccaccgtcctcccgtCACCTCCAGGGACGTCCTTccgtccccaccgtcctcccgtCACCTCGAGGGACGTCCTTCCGTCCCCTCCGTCCTCCCGTCACCTCCAGGGACTTCCTTccgtccccaccgtcctcccgtCACCTCGAGGGACGTCCTTccgtccccaccgtcctcccgtCACCTCGAGGGACGTCCTTccgtccccaccgtcctcccgtCACCTCGAGGGACGTCCTTccgtccccacc ATGAGGAGACGGGGGTGGTGATGCGCTGA